CGAACTGCATCGGGTAGATGTTGCTCTCCGGCAGCTTCGCGTCCACGATGCCGAACTGCTGGTCCGGGTGCGCCTTCGCGATCTTCGAGGTGGCGTCACCCATCAGCCCACCGACCGCGAGGATGAAGTCGCAGTCCTGGTTGACGTACTGGGTCAGGTTCGGCTCGTAGTCGGCCTCGGCCTTTGAGGCGACGTACTTGATCTCAATGTTGGGGTCCGCCGCCTTGGCCTCCTGGAGGCCCTTCCAGGCGGAGGTGTTGAACGACTTGTCGTCGATACCACCGACGTCGGTCACCATGCACGCGTTGTACTTCTTGGCGGCGGTACCAGTGCCGCCACTCTCGCTCGGCGCCTCGCCGCAGGCGGCCATGCCCAGCGCGAGCCCGCCTACCGCGAATACCGAAACGAACCGCATCCCACGCACTGAGCGCAAGACGTCTCCTTCCCCATGCGCACCGACTCGCGGTGGCAGCCCTTCGCCGGCCTGCACCCTGCACCCGGCGTCCCACGTTAGGACGGGAGCGTACGCCCGCGCCCACCCACCGGCCGACAATCGTGCCCGACTGTTGAGTGGCTGTTACCCTCACGTAACCCTCTCGTGGTCGAGATCACTCTCGGTGCTGGTACACCACCGACCACAACTACTTAAACGTCCCTTAAGGGGAGTTTTCCCTGCTCAGGGCAGTGCCGCTGGGTGACTAAGCCGGAACGGTTGGCCAAGTTCCGCGTTAATAACAATTTCTCAACCCACCGAGGTCGAGAGTATTCGGCTCTTGTCAGTATTCGCCGGAATGCGTTCGGTGATCGCGATGACAGCCCGTCCGATAGACACGAACGACAGGCCGACCACCGCGTACCCGGCCAGGATCGCCAGCGGCGCGGTCGCCCCGGCCCCGTCGAAGAAGGCGGTCGAGCGGAGCAGGTCGGCACCGGCCCCGACCGGCAGCCACTGGCCGACGGCGCCCCACGGCCGGGGTAGTAGTTCGGGTGCGGTGGCCACCGCACCAAGCGAGTTGCCGACCAGGAAGATCGTCACCGCGCCGAGCGCGATCCCGGGGCGGCCGAACAGCGCGGCGAGCCCGGTCATGGTCGCCGACACGGCGAGCGCGAACAGGCCGATCGCGGCGGCGTTCGCCAGGTAGCCACCGGACAGTACGCCGAGCCATCCCTGGAGCACGGCGGCACCGGCGAGGCCGGCCAGCACACCGAAGGCGAGTAGCCCGACCAGACGGGCAACCCGGCTAGCGACGAGCAGCGCGAGCAGCACTCCGGCCAGCATGCCGACCATCCCGAGCGGCAGGAATCCGGCCGCGAAGCCGGTGCCGCGCGGGTCGTCCGGGTCGGCCGGCACTACGTCGACCACCCGGACCGGACCACCTGCGGCCCGCGCCACCTCGGTGAGCAGGGCGGTGACCGTGGGACTGGCCCCGCTGGCGGTGTGCAGGGTGATCCCGTCCGGGCCGACGACAAAGGCGCCGTACACCTCGCGGTCGCGTAACGCCCGGTCGGCCTCGGCCGGATCGGTCAGGGTGCGCGGGTCGAAGGCGCCGGGCTGGGCCGCGGCCAGCCGGGCCACGAGCGCCTCGGCCGCGGTCGCCGGCCCGGCGACCGCGATCGGCAGGTCGCGCGGCGTCAGGTGCGCCGCCGGGGCCGCGAACAGGGGTACGAGCAGCGCCTGCAGGACCACCACGGCGGCGGCGGCGAGCATGGCGACGACGATCGGTGATCCGGTACGGCGGGGTGACTGGACCATCTCCCTCTCCTTAAAACGAGCATTCGTTCTCTTAAAATCAGCGTCCCATCGCCCTGTATCGTCGTCAAGAACGAATGCTCGTTTTATATTTGCCCCATGCCCCGCGTCTCCGACGAACACCTCGCCGCCCGCCGTCAGCAGATCCTCGACGCCGCACGGCGCTGCTTCCTGCGCAACGGCTTCCACAACACCTCGATGCAGGACGTGATCACCGAGGCGGACCTCTCCGTCGGCGCGGTCTACCGCTACTTCAAGAGCAAGAACGAGCTGATCACCTCGATCGCCGAATCCGTGATCGGCAGCGCGGACCAGGTCTTCGTCGAGATAGCCCAGCACGACCCACCGCTGTCCCTGGACGAGGCGCTCGACCGCGCGCTGGCCTTCGTCGACACGCAGACCGGCCCGGACGGCGTGCTCCGGATCGCCATCCAGGTCTGGGCCGAGTCGCTGCGCGATCCCGCCCTGGCCGAGTTCGTCGCGGAGAAATACACCCGCTTCCGCGGCCAGTTCGCGGTCATCGCCGAGCGCGCCCGCGACATCGGTGAGCTACCGCCGCACACCGATCCCGAGGCCACCGGTGCCGCACTGTTCGGCCTGATCCCCGGCTACTTCCTCCAACGCGTACTGACCGGCGGGCCGGACCACGCAACCTACCTCGACGGCGTACGGACACTGCTCGAAGCCACGCAACCTCGGGTTCGAACCGCCGGGGACCGGGTACCCCAGCCCTAACCTGGTCGTCCGTTGTGCCCCGCGCCGACGG
The Micromonospora pisi DNA segment above includes these coding regions:
- a CDS encoding TetR/AcrR family transcriptional regulator, whose protein sequence is MPRVSDEHLAARRQQILDAARRCFLRNGFHNTSMQDVITEADLSVGAVYRYFKSKNELITSIAESVIGSADQVFVEIAQHDPPLSLDEALDRALAFVDTQTGPDGVLRIAIQVWAESLRDPALAEFVAEKYTRFRGQFAVIAERARDIGELPPHTDPEATGAALFGLIPGYFLQRVLTGGPDHATYLDGVRTLLEATQPRVRTAGDRVPQP